A genomic segment from Candidatus Margulisiibacteriota bacterium encodes:
- a CDS encoding polysaccharide biosynthesis/export family protein: MKKIVSVSLIVLNLIVLGNLSFASEYHLGPYDTLELEVVNHPELKTRQTVAPDGQVSLPLLGVVSVEGQSLKGFQRFLTNNYSAYLDKPQIVVGLTPKPIYVVQYDLKKDTWEVKKAGSIDEAKAYLGFSTSDVGLPTSDIYKITMGSKPDFWEDNWYKVLTGAAVAVGIYATLSK, from the coding sequence ATGAAAAAGATCGTATCAGTGTCGTTAATAGTTCTTAATTTGATTGTTCTTGGAAATCTGTCATTTGCTTCCGAATACCATCTTGGCCCCTACGATACTTTGGAGCTCGAGGTGGTCAATCACCCGGAGCTAAAGACCAGGCAGACTGTCGCCCCGGATGGGCAGGTCTCGTTGCCGTTGCTAGGCGTTGTTTCGGTCGAGGGACAGTCGCTAAAAGGCTTTCAGCGGTTCCTAACCAATAATTATTCCGCTTATCTTGATAAGCCGCAGATTGTGGTTGGTCTGACTCCAAAGCCGATTTATGTTGTACAATATGACTTGAAGAAGGATACTTGGGAAGTTAAGAAGGCCGGTTCAATTGATGAGGCTAAAGCTTATCTTGGCTTTTCGACCTCGGACGTCGGACTTCCGACTTCGGACATTTATAAAATTACGATGGGGAGTAAGCCTGATTTCTGGGAAGATAATTGGTACAAGGTTCTTACCGGCGCGGCTGTCGCGGTTGGAATATATGCGACGTTGAGTAAATAA
- a CDS encoding TrkH family potassium uptake protein, with protein MELMQKSSKPGLADYFIGYVALFAFLLLFFQNLSIIQAHQALIHKINFVILLVFIIDVVARAVAAPDKQQYLLSHWLDLIVFVPLLRFIPFVENLPFYVILWQTILIFMLISRSRRAGRLIAMISFRPAQLMLISFSFAIAVGTILLSLPAATAAGVKTGFIDALFTATSATCVTGLIVKDTATYFSPFGQMVILALIQLGGLGIMTFSVSLVMLLKRSFGPKENLEMREVLDQDLMGNVKSLIVFIFKMTLVLELTGTLLLFFLWRDSFSDPLAAFYHAFFHSISAFCNAGFSTFSDSLVHFNNDLSTNLVIMFLIIMGGVGFPVIRDFYHNLLNIFSRKKDHGMKLRVQTRLVLLVSLLLIVIGALLIFAFDKSRLLAGLSYDNQLLISLFQSVSARTAGFNTVNIGGLSSATLFLMIVLMFIGASPGSTGGGVKTTTVAVLWSILTSAMKQRENVQVFKKSLPDEIVHKVVILFVVSILLVVFFALLLLYFEEKPLRDVLFETVSAFGTVGLSTGLTPTLSNGGKLVVTLLMFIGRLGPLTIGYAFTRKRKPARVVYAEEHVMIG; from the coding sequence ATGGAATTAATGCAAAAATCTTCAAAACCGGGCCTGGCCGATTATTTTATCGGTTACGTCGCCCTGTTCGCGTTTCTATTGCTATTTTTCCAGAACCTCTCAATTATTCAGGCGCATCAAGCGCTGATCCACAAAATAAATTTTGTTATTCTGCTGGTTTTTATCATTGATGTTGTTGCCAGGGCCGTGGCCGCGCCGGACAAGCAACAGTATTTATTGAGCCACTGGCTCGACCTGATCGTCTTTGTCCCGTTGTTGAGGTTCATCCCTTTTGTTGAGAACCTCCCGTTCTACGTCATCCTCTGGCAAACGATACTTATTTTTATGCTGATCTCCAGGAGCCGGCGGGCGGGGCGCCTGATTGCCATGATCAGTTTCCGGCCAGCCCAACTGATGCTGATCAGCTTCTCTTTTGCCATTGCCGTGGGGACCATTCTCCTCTCTCTACCGGCGGCGACCGCGGCCGGGGTCAAGACCGGTTTTATCGACGCGCTGTTCACGGCGACTTCGGCGACCTGCGTGACCGGGCTTATCGTCAAGGATACTGCGACTTACTTCAGCCCGTTCGGCCAAATGGTGATCCTAGCCCTGATCCAGCTGGGGGGGCTGGGGATCATGACCTTTTCCGTTTCGCTGGTCATGCTCTTGAAGCGGAGCTTTGGCCCCAAAGAAAACCTGGAAATGCGCGAAGTATTGGACCAGGACCTGATGGGGAACGTTAAGAGCCTGATCGTGTTCATTTTCAAAATGACTTTGGTCCTCGAGTTGACCGGCACTCTTCTGCTCTTTTTCCTCTGGCGCGACAGTTTTAGCGATCCGCTGGCCGCGTTCTATCACGCGTTTTTTCATTCCATCTCCGCTTTCTGCAATGCCGGCTTCTCGACCTTCAGCGACAGCCTGGTCCATTTTAATAATGACTTGAGCACCAACCTGGTGATCATGTTCCTGATCATTATGGGAGGGGTCGGCTTTCCGGTCATCCGCGACTTTTACCACAACCTGCTGAATATCTTTTCCCGGAAAAAAGACCATGGGATGAAACTGCGCGTCCAGACCAGGCTGGTCTTGCTGGTCAGTCTGCTCCTTATTGTGATTGGCGCCCTGCTGATCTTTGCGTTCGACAAAAGCCGCTTGCTGGCCGGCTTGAGCTACGACAATCAACTGCTGATCTCCCTGTTCCAGTCGGTCTCCGCCCGGACCGCCGGTTTTAACACCGTCAATATCGGGGGGTTATCCTCGGCCACTCTTTTCCTGATGATCGTCCTCATGTTCATTGGGGCGTCTCCCGGTTCTACGGGGGGCGGGGTCAAGACCACGACGGTGGCGGTCCTCTGGTCGATCCTGACCAGCGCCATGAAGCAGAGAGAAAATGTTCAGGTCTTTAAAAAAAGCCTGCCGGACGAGATCGTACACAAAGTGGTCATTCTGTTTGTTGTCTCCATTTTGCTGGTGGTCTTTTTTGCCCTGCTTCTCCTGTATTTTGAAGAGAAGCCTTTGAGGGATGTGTTGTTCGAAACGGTCAGCGCTTTTGGGACGGTCGGGCTTTCGACCGGGCTGACGCCGACGCTTTCAAACGGGGGGAAGCTTGTGGTAACATTGCTGATGTTCATCGGCCGGCTGGGCCCCTTGACCATCGGTTACGCTTTCACCAGAAAACGGAAACCGGCAAGAGTCGTCTATGCCGAAGAACACGTCATGATCGGCTAG
- a CDS encoding four helix bundle protein gives MKIDKFEDIKAWHEARELTKSIYALTSKGNFDKDFRLKDQIRSAAASIMANIAEGFDAQSDLEFIKFLIYSRRSASEVQSHLYVALDQAYLSEEYFRKLSDDIVKIKNLIYGFIRYLQKTNKGGKTSSLGLRT, from the coding sequence ATGAAAATCGATAAATTTGAAGATATTAAAGCCTGGCATGAGGCCAGAGAATTAACAAAAAGCATTTATGCTCTGACCTCAAAGGGAAATTTTGACAAAGATTTCCGCTTAAAAGATCAAATTAGAAGCGCGGCCGCTTCCATAATGGCTAACATTGCCGAAGGATTTGATGCGCAGTCGGACTTAGAATTTATCAAGTTTTTAATTTACTCAAGACGATCCGCGTCCGAAGTCCAATCGCATCTCTATGTCGCTTTAGATCAGGCGTATTTATCGGAGGAATATTTTCGAAAGCTTTCCGATGACATCGTTAAAATCAAGAATCTTATTTATGGTTTTATTAGATATTTACAAAAAACGAATAAAGGAGGAAAGACGTCTAGCCTAGGGCTTCGGACTTAG
- a CDS encoding tyrosine-type recombinase/integrase, with the protein MPGNVEYLTTNEINALLSAIDDTRDLAIILLFLNTGIFLNELVNLKTDSINWEKKILAVAGNRGREIQLNDQLFEALAKWSKVRVNTQITALFTTTKGEVNALSARTVDHLIRKYAAQAGIGKKVNAKMLRHTFAARLCREEVSIDRAAAILGITDSESISRYIKAAKEPPKVNLVPEEVDTRPVLVKLLAKLFPTKPKIAKPLTGIKGVILPSPTEVAFGREGVIEDIKGHLKKGQSVLLTGQVGIGKTHLLKNITDALGPSALYFSSPSPMRDLLKQLHKKLNCPGEKLGRSSSKEIVGQITGALEAQKTILIIDNLDSLKASDIENFLTLLEKFTILAAVEEPKPKLKSVWWKFKRIDLKPLSEEAAKELIRYLTQNLSITDYEMLETRILSLSNHLPVAIVDMIHQVSHRPVVNKEVIREVYHEAGVYFRDWTPVIIILWGIVIAFRFVALGMHSFEGYILAGFGTALLATVRVFMFKMK; encoded by the coding sequence ATGCCAGGGAATGTTGAATACTTAACGACCAACGAAATTAACGCGCTATTGTCCGCGATCGATGATACTCGCGATCTGGCGATTATCCTCCTCTTTTTGAATACCGGGATATTTCTCAACGAGCTGGTTAACTTAAAAACCGATTCAATTAATTGGGAAAAGAAGATACTCGCGGTTGCCGGTAATAGGGGGAGGGAAATTCAATTAAATGACCAGCTCTTTGAGGCTTTGGCCAAATGGTCCAAGGTTAGAGTGAATACTCAAATCACTGCGTTGTTTACGACCACCAAAGGAGAGGTCAACGCACTTTCTGCCCGAACTGTCGATCACCTTATCCGCAAATATGCCGCCCAAGCCGGGATCGGCAAAAAGGTTAACGCCAAGATGCTCCGACACACTTTCGCGGCCAGGCTCTGCCGGGAAGAGGTCTCGATCGACCGGGCGGCCGCCATTCTTGGGATTACCGACTCCGAATCGATCAGCCGCTATATTAAAGCGGCAAAAGAGCCGCCGAAAGTTAACCTCGTTCCGGAAGAGGTCGATACTCGCCCGGTTCTGGTGAAGCTTCTGGCCAAACTCTTTCCAACCAAACCGAAGATCGCTAAACCACTAACCGGCATCAAAGGGGTGATCCTGCCCAGCCCAACGGAAGTTGCTTTTGGGCGAGAGGGGGTAATTGAAGATATCAAGGGACATCTTAAGAAAGGCCAGTCGGTTCTTTTAACCGGCCAAGTGGGGATCGGGAAAACACATCTTCTCAAAAACATTACCGACGCGCTTGGTCCCAGCGCCTTGTACTTCTCGTCTCCTTCACCGATGCGCGACTTGCTCAAACAATTACATAAAAAGCTAAATTGTCCAGGAGAGAAGCTCGGCCGTTCCTCTTCAAAGGAGATCGTTGGCCAGATTACCGGTGCGCTTGAAGCTCAAAAAACCATTCTGATTATCGACAACCTGGATAGCCTGAAAGCGTCGGATATCGAGAACTTTCTTACACTTCTCGAGAAGTTTACTATCCTGGCGGCGGTCGAAGAGCCGAAACCGAAGCTCAAATCGGTTTGGTGGAAATTCAAACGGATCGACCTGAAACCGTTGAGCGAAGAGGCGGCCAAAGAGTTGATCCGTTACTTGACCCAGAATCTCTCCATTACCGATTACGAGATGCTCGAGACCAGGATACTTTCTTTGTCCAACCATCTGCCGGTCGCGATTGTCGACATGATCCATCAGGTCAGTCACCGGCCGGTGGTCAATAAGGAGGTTATTCGTGAGGTTTACCATGAAGCGGGGGTTTATTTCCGCGACTGGACCCCCGTGATCATCATTCTTTGGGGAATAGTGATAGCGTTCCGGTTTGTGGCTCTTGGTATGCACAGCTTTGAGGGGTACATTCTGGCTGGTTTCGGCACTGCTTTGCTCGCGACGGTGCGGGTTTTTATGTTCAAAATGAAGTAG
- a CDS encoding TrkA family potassium uptake protein: protein MRQIAVIGLGNFGSTVARELTDRGVQVLAIDSEKERIDLIKECVSTAVAADTTDEKALKAIGVQNVDIAVVCIGENVEANLLTTILLKKIGVKKIWARAISPLQHEIIKSLAVDNIINLEEEMGKITANSLIAPNISRFISLMPGHSFMEIKVPAPIVGKSIQELHPRRKFKINIVAIKKSRPQINSLGERTFEEYIEEVPSSEEPLAESDVLLLVGKDEDLQKFAKQ, encoded by the coding sequence ATGAGACAGATCGCGGTGATCGGCCTGGGTAATTTTGGTTCGACGGTGGCCAGGGAATTGACCGATCGCGGGGTCCAGGTCCTGGCGATCGATTCGGAGAAAGAGCGCATTGACCTGATCAAGGAATGCGTCAGTACCGCGGTGGCGGCCGACACGACCGATGAAAAGGCGCTCAAGGCGATCGGCGTGCAGAACGTCGATATCGCGGTTGTTTGCATCGGCGAGAATGTCGAGGCCAACCTCCTGACCACGATCCTGCTCAAAAAGATCGGTGTCAAAAAGATCTGGGCCAGGGCGATCAGCCCGCTCCAGCATGAAATAATCAAGTCCTTGGCGGTCGATAATATCATCAACCTGGAAGAAGAAATGGGGAAGATCACCGCCAACAGCCTGATCGCCCCCAACATTTCCCGGTTCATTTCCCTGATGCCGGGACATAGCTTTATGGAGATCAAGGTCCCCGCTCCAATAGTCGGCAAGAGCATCCAGGAACTGCATCCGCGCCGCAAATTCAAGATCAATATCGTGGCGATCAAAAAGAGCCGGCCGCAGATCAACAGTTTGGGGGAGAGGACCTTTGAAGAATATATTGAAGAGGTTCCTTCGTCGGAAGAGCCGCTGGCAGAGTCCGATGTCCTTCTGCTGGTAGGGAAAGACGAAGACCTGCAGAAATTCGCCAAACAATGA
- a CDS encoding four helix bundle protein has translation MVFDLEERTTNFARSVIRLCKSLPRNPMNDRLTGQAVGSAGSVGANYREANDALGKKDFLQRMKISRREAKEINHWLCLIEEANDYKRLEIAPLLKESKELIKILSAIINRSE, from the coding sequence ATGGTTTTTGACCTTGAAGAAAGAACAACAAACTTTGCTCGATCCGTAATAAGACTATGCAAAAGTCTGCCCAGAAATCCAATGAACGACCGCTTAACCGGGCAGGCCGTAGGCTCGGCTGGATCGGTCGGGGCCAATTATCGGGAAGCTAATGATGCTCTCGGCAAAAAAGATTTTCTTCAGCGAATGAAAATCTCAAGGCGTGAAGCCAAAGAAATTAATCATTGGCTATGTTTGATTGAAGAAGCGAATGATTATAAACGGCTGGAAATAGCGCCGTTGTTAAAGGAATCGAAAGAGTTGATCAAAATTCTTTCGGCAATTATCAACCGTTCAGAATAG
- a CDS encoding nucleotidyltransferase domain-containing protein, which produces MTPDEYLQSLISRYHVTAGQINPASIVYDSISPIIKAWAGSQLREIKYSGSYAKGTAIHGGTDIDLFISLKSDTQQTLQQIYNMLYDKMNNAGYLGIRKQNVSIHVNHAGFEVDLVPAVHLGGNTEDHWLYVNRANRERTKTNVDAHISMVRNSGRIGEIVLAKIWRKNHNIDIPSIYLELIVIESLKYSRSGLGDNLLKVLDYLSNSFVLARFVDPANTNNIISDELNATEKQTIANQALQSRRGQNWGGIIW; this is translated from the coding sequence ATGACCCCAGATGAATATCTACAATCTTTGATTAGTAGATACCATGTAACCGCTGGACAAATTAACCCAGCCTCAATTGTTTATGATTCCATATCCCCAATTATCAAGGCCTGGGCAGGTAGCCAATTAAGGGAAATTAAATATTCGGGGTCTTACGCTAAGGGGACGGCAATACATGGCGGAACGGATATTGATCTATTTATATCATTGAAGTCGGATACGCAACAGACATTGCAGCAAATATATAACATGCTTTATGACAAAATGAACAATGCTGGATATCTCGGTATACGTAAGCAAAATGTTTCAATCCATGTTAATCATGCTGGTTTTGAGGTTGATTTGGTCCCAGCAGTTCACCTTGGTGGCAATACGGAAGATCACTGGCTATATGTTAATAGGGCAAATAGAGAAAGGACGAAAACGAATGTTGATGCCCATATTAGCATGGTTAGAAATTCAGGCAGAATAGGCGAAATTGTTCTCGCAAAAATATGGAGAAAAAATCATAATATTGATATCCCTTCCATCTATCTTGAGCTTATTGTAATCGAATCATTAAAATATTCTCGTTCCGGCCTCGGGGATAATCTATTGAAAGTTTTAGATTATCTTTCAAATTCTTTTGTTTTGGCTCGATTTGTTGATCCTGCAAATACAAATAATATTATTTCGGACGAGTTAAATGCTACAGAAAAACAAACTATTGCTAATCAAGCCTTACAAAGCAGAAGAGGGCAGAATTGGGGGGGAATAATATGGTGA
- a CDS encoding metal-dependent hydrolase, with protein sequence MLAPTHGIFGIFLTLIVLAIFGVQWSLHWTIILFAVIGSIMPDIDHPNSTIGRIFSFISGPLERRYGHRTVTHSLIGWIIFSVVFSFLSLFIVWLLSFVCDLGFGAWDLVPRWIASFSISYLSHLILDMFNPRGSQMFWPDPGRDVIPKNPKFRLESGAKAEVLVFFILVILMVLAFPLSKFGLASSLRWLLATPGSAIQEFKTLKTHAYLDFKGVLNETKEPIAGRGEVLDVNNQRLVILFEGNIYTLSDELAADIFASHVRVKKTDQPIKIERREFRDKSRDYLLAQIPKNALVSGTIHLPEDMTIDFSTTSDLGLRTSDVYKTIEQKGRDLVLTYASRRQIEKLALTQEYEMKNRRNLAELSRLNAQARRIRGEIAALDDGGLTALGKEVLVDRAEAEKQGTRLAELTSQLEELNVRIDELKLKLASGRPLFSGEVYIRR encoded by the coding sequence ATGCTCGCGCCGACCCATGGAATCTTTGGTATCTTCCTGACGCTGATCGTTTTGGCGATTTTTGGCGTTCAGTGGAGCCTGCACTGGACGATTATCTTGTTTGCCGTCATTGGATCGATCATGCCGGATATCGACCATCCCAATTCCACCATCGGTCGGATCTTCTCTTTTATTTCCGGCCCGCTTGAGCGGCGATACGGCCATCGGACCGTCACGCATTCACTCATCGGCTGGATTATTTTTTCAGTAGTATTTAGTTTCTTGTCTCTATTTATAGTTTGGTTATTGAGCTTTGTTTGTGATTTGGGCTTTGGAGCTTGGGATTTAGTTCCAAGATGGATTGCTTCGTTCAGTATTAGTTACTTGTCTCATCTGATCCTTGATATGTTCAATCCCCGCGGTTCCCAGATGTTTTGGCCCGATCCCGGACGGGATGTTATCCCTAAAAACCCAAAATTCAGGTTGGAATCAGGGGCGAAAGCGGAAGTTTTGGTGTTTTTCATCCTGGTTATTTTGATGGTCCTGGCGTTCCCTTTATCCAAATTCGGTTTAGCCAGCTCTTTGCGGTGGCTTCTGGCGACCCCCGGATCGGCGATCCAGGAGTTTAAAACCCTTAAGACGCACGCTTATCTCGATTTCAAAGGGGTCTTAAATGAAACCAAAGAGCCGATCGCTGGTCGGGGAGAGGTGCTTGACGTCAACAACCAGCGGCTGGTTATTCTGTTTGAAGGGAATATTTATACCTTAAGCGATGAACTTGCCGCCGATATCTTCGCTTCGCATGTCCGGGTTAAAAAGACAGACCAACCGATCAAAATTGAACGGCGGGAGTTTAGGGATAAAAGTCGGGATTATCTTTTGGCCCAGATTCCCAAAAATGCCCTGGTTTCTGGAACAATCCACCTTCCAGAAGATATGACGATCGACTTTTCCACGACTTCGGACCTAGGACTTCGGACATCGGACGTTTATAAAACTATAGAACAAAAAGGCCGCGACTTAGTTCTTACCTACGCTTCCCGGAGGCAGATCGAGAAGCTGGCGCTGACGCAGGAATATGAAATGAAGAACAGGCGGAATCTGGCGGAACTTTCCCGGTTAAATGCCCAGGCCAGAAGGATTCGGGGCGAGATAGCGGCTCTTGACGATGGTGGCTTGACCGCTCTTGGAAAAGAAGTTTTGGTTGATAGGGCCGAGGCAGAGAAGCAGGGGACGCGGCTAGCTGAATTAACCAGCCAGCTTGAGGAACTAAACGTCAGGATCGATGAGCTAAAACTTAAACTTGCTTCCGGCCGACCTCTCTTTTCCGGCGAAGTTTATATTAGGAGATAG
- a CDS encoding glycoside hydrolase family 15 protein: MTTDINYNFGLIGNCASAALVSPDSSIEWLCLPFFDSPSVFARLLDKDKGGHFKISGVGTTKIEQKYVPGTPILKTIVATKDGSFEINDYMPRYFVGADKVYSPSEVQRNIMVLSGKPKIRVELKAMPNYASTDAEYTVNRDHIKIASVKGDYNSFFLYSNLNLNKIIAGELIELEHFSYFLFSYHEKLEEICNDKIYVEYEKTKTYWLDWCQKTRAPRNHRPEVLRSAITLKLLTFQKTGAVVAAPTTSLPEIIGEGRNWDYRFCWVRDASMTIELYARLGHTESATRFMNFILNRLPRKAENIRVMYSISGEKTLEEQILPHLSGYQDSRPVRTGNQAYTQDQNDLYGELIEAIYTYFVINIDRDIQLIEEVWTVVRSLINQVERCWTKPDSGIWERRGPAQHYVHSKMMNWVAVDRAAKIARLLEKPAYVDKWSGLAHQIKEDILTHGWDEPLGSFVMHYGSKIYDASNLLMLHYGFLERTDPKMINTVRQSYDNLVKNDLAFRYIAEDDFGLPRNAFIVTTFWMINALYLIGEKEKAKKMFEKISRHRNKLGLYSEAIDITSGRLTGNFPQGYSHLAHIQTIFLLETDYDWSDVTKTRKTTFL; the protein is encoded by the coding sequence ATGACGACTGATATAAACTACAACTTTGGTTTGATCGGCAACTGCGCCAGCGCGGCGCTGGTCTCGCCGGACAGCAGTATCGAATGGCTCTGTCTCCCCTTCTTTGACTCCCCTTCCGTCTTTGCCAGACTGCTGGACAAGGATAAAGGGGGGCACTTTAAGATCTCCGGCGTTGGGACGACCAAGATCGAGCAAAAATATGTCCCCGGCACCCCGATCCTCAAGACCATTGTCGCGACCAAAGACGGAAGCTTTGAGATCAATGATTACATGCCCCGTTATTTTGTCGGGGCCGATAAAGTTTATTCCCCTTCCGAAGTCCAGAGAAACATCATGGTCCTGTCCGGCAAGCCAAAGATCAGGGTCGAGCTCAAGGCGATGCCCAATTACGCCTCAACTGACGCTGAATACACGGTCAACCGCGACCACATCAAGATCGCTTCGGTCAAAGGGGATTACAACAGCTTTTTTCTTTACAGCAACCTCAACCTGAACAAGATCATTGCCGGGGAGCTGATCGAGCTGGAACATTTTTCCTACTTCCTTTTTTCCTACCACGAAAAACTGGAAGAGATCTGCAACGACAAGATCTACGTTGAATACGAAAAGACCAAGACCTACTGGCTTGACTGGTGCCAGAAGACCCGCGCCCCCAGGAACCATCGGCCGGAAGTGCTCCGGTCGGCGATCACCCTCAAACTGTTGACCTTTCAAAAGACCGGCGCCGTCGTCGCCGCCCCCACCACCTCTCTCCCCGAGATCATTGGCGAAGGGAGGAATTGGGATTACCGCTTTTGCTGGGTCAGGGACGCTTCCATGACCATCGAGCTTTACGCTCGACTGGGCCACACCGAATCGGCGACCCGCTTTATGAACTTTATCCTGAACCGCCTACCCCGCAAGGCCGAGAACATCCGGGTCATGTACAGCATCAGCGGCGAAAAAACGCTGGAAGAACAGATCCTCCCCCACTTGAGCGGCTATCAAGACTCCCGTCCCGTCCGGACCGGCAACCAGGCCTATACCCAGGACCAGAATGACCTATACGGAGAGCTGATCGAAGCGATCTACACCTACTTTGTGATCAACATTGACCGGGACATCCAGCTGATCGAAGAGGTCTGGACCGTGGTCCGCTCTCTTATCAACCAGGTGGAGCGCTGCTGGACCAAGCCGGACAGCGGGATCTGGGAGCGCCGCGGGCCGGCCCAGCATTACGTCCACTCCAAAATGATGAACTGGGTGGCGGTCGACCGGGCGGCCAAGATCGCCCGGCTCCTAGAGAAACCGGCTTATGTCGACAAATGGTCGGGCCTGGCCCACCAGATCAAAGAAGATATCCTGACCCATGGCTGGGACGAGCCCCTGGGCTCTTTTGTCATGCATTACGGCTCAAAGATTTATGACGCATCCAATCTCTTGATGCTCCACTATGGTTTTCTGGAGAGGACCGACCCGAAAATGATCAATACGGTCAGGCAAAGCTACGACAACCTGGTCAAGAACGACCTGGCCTTTCGCTATATCGCCGAAGACGACTTTGGCCTCCCCAGGAACGCTTTTATTGTCACGACGTTCTGGATGATCAACGCCCTATACCTGATCGGTGAAAAAGAGAAGGCAAAAAAAATGTTCGAGAAAATCAGCCGGCACCGGAACAAGCTGGGGCTTTATTCGGAAGCGATCGATATCACCAGCGGCCGCCTGACCGGCAACTTCCCGCAGGGGTACTCTCATTTGGCCCATATTCAGACGATCTTTCTGCTGGAAACCGATTATGACTGGAGCGACGTGACCAAGACCAGAAAGACAACCTTTCTTTAA
- a CDS encoding glycoside hydrolase family 130 protein, whose protein sequence is MFKRITNKTLKNIQPDKRLVITRPFRPGRESHTINIINRLLALSEAEAKNLLKQTLKEFAHRHKDIKTILLNNFRHIERYVKEPASLSEERKLLLGSCFTMEYSIESAALFNPSIVIYPKQNQLKKGQTRVIFSFRATGEGHISSIVFRSAIIDQDNSIFMEPVSQFLGTPEVVLNAAYDRELFKAKLEEMGQFSEAVSAIYQQLPASFTLDGLGQAIARVGDSQVFTPADLDVAINNVRWLAESNYEVFFPPEHLISERVIFPISQNESNGVEDARFVRFIDDDGTAVYYATYTAYNGREILPQLIETRDFHHFKISTLNGPMARNKGMALFPRKINGRYAMITRNDGENLFLCYSDNIHFWFEGIKIEAPEKTWELLQIGNCGSPLETKKGWLLLTHGVGPMRKYCIGVSLLDTKDPSKIIGRLDEPLLAPKEEEREGYVPNVVYSCGSIILNGELIIPYAISDSESHVASIPVDELLEKLLKK, encoded by the coding sequence ATGTTCAAGCGGATCACCAACAAAACCCTGAAAAATATCCAGCCGGACAAGCGGCTGGTCATTACCCGCCCTTTCCGCCCCGGCCGGGAAAGCCACACCATCAATATCATCAACCGGCTTCTGGCCCTCTCCGAAGCCGAAGCCAAAAACCTGCTCAAGCAAACCCTCAAAGAGTTTGCTCACCGCCATAAGGATATCAAAACCATCCTGCTGAATAATTTCCGCCATATTGAAAGATACGTCAAAGAGCCGGCCTCCCTGTCCGAAGAGCGAAAGCTCCTGCTCGGCTCATGTTTTACTATGGAATACTCGATCGAATCGGCCGCCCTCTTTAACCCCTCGATCGTCATCTATCCCAAGCAGAACCAGCTGAAGAAGGGACAGACCCGCGTTATTTTCAGTTTCCGCGCCACCGGCGAAGGGCATATTTCGTCGATCGTTTTCCGCAGCGCCATTATCGACCAGGACAATTCGATCTTTATGGAGCCGGTCAGCCAGTTTTTGGGCACCCCAGAAGTCGTCCTGAACGCCGCTTACGACCGGGAACTGTTCAAGGCCAAGCTGGAAGAGATGGGGCAGTTTAGCGAAGCGGTCAGCGCGATCTACCAGCAACTGCCGGCCAGTTTCACCCTGGATGGATTGGGCCAGGCGATCGCCAGGGTCGGTGACAGCCAGGTTTTTACCCCGGCCGACCTGGACGTCGCGATCAACAACGTCCGGTGGCTGGCCGAATCCAATTACGAGGTGTTTTTCCCTCCGGAGCATTTGATCTCGGAGCGGGTCATCTTCCCCATCTCCCAGAACGAGAGCAACGGGGTGGAAGACGCGCGGTTCGTCCGTTTTATCGACGACGACGGCACCGCGGTTTATTACGCGACCTATACCGCATACAACGGCCGGGAAATACTCCCCCAGCTGATCGAGACCAGGGACTTTCATCATTTTAAGATCTCGACACTTAACGGCCCGATGGCGCGCAACAAGGGGATGGCCCTCTTCCCCCGCAAGATCAACGGGCGGTACGCCATGATCACCCGCAACGACGGGGAAAACCTATTCTTATGCTATTCGGACAACATCCATTTCTGGTTCGAAGGGATCAAAATTGAAGCGCCGGAAAAAACCTGGGAACTTCTCCAGATCGGCAATTGCGGCTCACCGCTCGAGACAAAAAAAGGGTGGCTCCTGCTGACGCACGGCGTGGGCCCGATGCGCAAATACTGCATCGGCGTTTCGCTGTTGGACACCAAAGACCCATCCAAGATCATCGGGCGGCTGGACGAGCCTTTGCTGGCGCCAAAAGAAGAAGAGCGTGAAGGCTACGTGCCGAACGTGGTTTACAGCTGCGGCTCGATCATCCTCAACGGCGAACTGATCATCCCCTACGCCATCTCCGACTCGGAATCGCACGTGGCGAGCATCCCGGTCGACGAACTGCTGGAGAAACTGCTAAAAAAGTAG